Genomic window (Papaver somniferum cultivar HN1 unplaced genomic scaffold, ASM357369v1 unplaced-scaffold_24017, whole genome shotgun sequence):
ttctccTTTAAAATTTTTGGTCACTTCCAAATCtaatttctctttgtttcttgtttATACAGGACCTTCTAGCAAAAGCTAGTGCCAACCTTACGTTTTTTATATGGACACATGAGCTACTTCCATTAGATATCTTGCTGCTAGCACTTATTGACCGTGATGACGACCCTAATGCTTTGCGGATAGTGGTATGTTTCTGTAGTGATCAGACCTCTGTTATCTTCCTNNNNNNNNNNNTGACCCTAATGCTCTGCGGATAGTGGTATGTTTTTGTAGTGATCAGACCTCTGTTATCTTCCTTTAAGTGCTTGATATTCCATTACTGCAAACCATAACCTATCACAACTTTCATGGCAATTTAACAAACTTCTTTACTGTAGACTAAGAACACCAAAGTCCATGAGTGGTTGGGTACTTGAATTGGAAGGAATTCTTAAAGATAATTATGCAGATTCTTTGTGTCCATTTCGCAGATGGCTCTGATTGATAAGCAAGAGCTTCAACAAAGAATCAAATTATTTTGTATGAACCGTGGCCCCCCTGAGCATTGGCTTCACTCAGGAATTTTCAAGCGTGTCGAGTTGCAGAAAGCTCTTGGGAATCAT
Coding sequences:
- the LOC113341129 gene encoding mediator of RNA polymerase II transcription subunit 23-like, which produces MHGHPESINSANLGRVLREFTPEEVTSNIYTMIDVLLHHIHMEMQHGHLQQDLLAKASANLTFFIWTHELLPLDILLLALIDRDDDPNALRIVMALIDKQELQQRIKLFCMNRGPPEHWLHSGIFKRVELQKALGNHLSWKER